A segment of the Mangrovimonas sp. YM274 genome:
CTATCTCCAAAATTGATAAACTGCACCGATGGCTCAGGATCCGGCAGCACCTGTGGGTGCGAACTCGCTGCTTGCAACAAGAGTTCTTTCACTAATTGCACATCACTTCCATAAGCAACACCAACCTGAACACTTTCCCTTGTAGTCGTGCCATTTTGTGTCCAGTTATACAAACTATTGGTAAGATATAAGTGGTTAGGAATTACCAGTACCTTATTATCGACAGTAACGGCTCGGGTAGTTCTTAGTTTAATTTCTTCCACGCGGCCTACTTTACCTTCAATTTCAATAATATCATTAACCGATACCGTTTGATCTACCAAAATGAATATTCCGGAAATGATATCTTGGAACAAGGTCTGTAAGGCCAGACCAACACCTATTAACAGCGCTGCTGAGGCTGCAAAAATGGCCGTAACATTTACCCCTACGGAATCAAACACCACAAGGAGCACAATTAAATAAATTAGCCATCTGGAAAACGAAAATACAGTGTCAAATTTCACCCTATTTTCTTCCGGCATACGCTTGGACACTAATTTTTTTAAAAATGTCAACACCACCGAAGTAATCCCGTAAATAATAAACACCAACAAGATTAATCCTATGGTAATTCTTATACTATTATCTTCATTAGCATAAATTACCTTTCCCAAAAAACTGGTAATGGTATCCCAAACACTACTTTCGGTTACAATTGTTTCTATTTTGTCTATAGGGTCCTGCATAACTTAGTATTTTAACCATTTATACAATTCTTTATAACTAGGCTTTTTGCCATACATCAAAATACCTACGCGATATATTTTGGCCGCAAACCAAACAGTGAATACAAAGGTACCTATCAATAATACTAAAGATAGTAATTGCTGCCAAATGGGAACCCCAAATGGAATTCTCATCAACATTACAACCGGTGAAGTAAAAGGAATAAATGAGAATACTGTAGATACCGTTCCATGTGGATCTTCAATTACAGTAAATACTCCTACATAAACAGCCAAAATAAGCGGCATTAATATAGGCATCATGAATTGTTGGGTATCGGTTTCGTTATCTACAGCAGCGCCGATAGCCGCATATAGTGAACTATACAATAAATAGCCTCCCACAAAAAAGAACATAAAGGCTACAATTAGGTTGGCAATTGGCAAATTTTGAAAAGCCATAATCCCTAACTTCAATTTCGATTCAAACTCTGGAGATTGCACAGCCTGTTGCATAATTTCTTGCTGCGGCGTATGCATATCCATGATACTGATCCCGAAAATAGCGGAGACCACACTCATAAGCACACCACCCAAAATAATCCAAATGATAAACTGGGTAATACCAGCCAAAGAGGTGCCAATAATTTTACCCATCATCAATTGAATGGGCTTAACAGAGGAAATGATAACCTCAATAATTCTACTGGTCTTTTCTTCAATAACGCTCCGCATGATCATATTCCCATAAATAATAATGAACATGAACAGCAAATATCCCGCCATACCACCAAAAGCCAATTTTAATACATTGTCAATCTTAGAAGTAGTTTCACCAGAGAACGTTTCCTGAGCAATGTCGATACTGATTCTAGATGAATTAATCATATCAATATCAACTCCTCTATTTTCCAATTGCAAATCTGTCATTTTCTTTTCCAACTTACCTTCCAGACTGGACATAACGGTTAAAGAAGGTGACTCCTCAGAATAAAAGGTAATACCTTTTGATGCAGAAGTAGAATCTACCTGTTTAGGAATAAAAAGCAATCCATAATCCTCCTGAGCCTTGACCAATATTTTGGCCTCCTCTAGGGACTTATTGGTTAAATAATTATAGGTTGTATTATCAGTACTTTGAAACACTTCCTCCAACAAACCTGTTTCATCCAATACCGAAATGCTACGCTTTTTGTTGTTATTCAATTGGGTTAAATAAGCTACAACCGCAATAAGCGCAATCATGATCAATGGACTCAATATTGTCATGATAATAAACGATTTATTCTTAACTTTTGTCAAGTATTCACGTTTTATGATAAGAGGTAAATGGTTCATGCTTAATTATTTTTCACGGTTTCAATAAAAATATCACTGGCACTTGGAATCACTTCCACAAAATGGTGTACTTCTGCCTTAGAGGTCAAAAAGGTCAACAAATCATTGGAAGTTGCGCTACCATTTAATTTGATATTTAGTTTTAAATCATCGTTTAAATTCTTGAAAGTCGCCGGCAATACTTCAAACTTATCCTGAATAGCTCTTGTAACACCCTGCACATCATTAGTTTGTAATCCAACTTCAAACGTATTGGTTTTGTATTGCCGCTGGATATCGGTCAACTTGCCGTCCAAAATTTTATTGGATTTGTTGATTAAGGCAATATGGTCACACAATTCCTCGACAGATTCCATACGGTGTGTAGAAAAAATAACCGTAGCGCCTTCGTCTCTTAGTTGCAGGATTTCATCCTTAATTAAATTAGCATTGATAGGGTCGAAACCGGAAAATGGCTCGTCAAAAATCAACAATTTTGGACGGTGCAAAACCGTTACCACAAATTGGATTTTTTGGGCCTGCCCCTTACTTAGCTCCTGAATTTTTTTGTTCCACCAATCTCCTATTTCCAATTTATCGAACCAATATTTCAATCGTTGCTTGGCTTCAGCTTTACTCATCCCTTTCAGTTGGGCCAAATATAGGGCCTGCTCACCCACTTTCATCGATTTATATAGGCCACGCTCTTCCGGGAGGTAACCAATATCCCTGATATGGTCCTCTTGTAAAGCCTTACCGTCCAGCATTACACGACCAGTATCGGGCATGGTAATTTGATTGATGATTCTGATTAAAGTGGTTTTTCCTGCGCCGTTAGGGCCCAAAAGACCAAAAATACTGCCTTTGGGAACGGCAATTGAAACGTCATTTAGCGCTTTAAAGTCTCCAAATTTTTTGGAAACAGCCTCAGCCACTAATAAATTGTCCATAGATTAATTTTCTGCTAAATATGTTGTTTGTGCTGTAAAGATATTAAATGTATACCAAGAACATTGCCTTAGATAAAAAAAGTAAGCCCTATTACTTGTAAATAGCGCGTTATAGATTCTTCCAAAAGAAAATAACCTAACTTATTCTATTTGCTCATTTTTAAAAGCGGAATACCCTCTCAAGTTCTAAACGTGACTTTTCGAGATTCCTGTAAAAACAAAACCCACCCTTAAAAGGATTAAGGATGGGAAAAAATTGCTATGAAAAAGAAAAATTACCACTAATATTTAATTAGTGACAATCAAATATAGTGTTTTTTATTAAATTAACAGATTATTAAGAAAACATATCTTTTACTTTTTCAAAAAAAGACTTATCACTGCTCTCTGGTTTTGGTGAAAAATGGTCGTCATTTCTCATCTTTTCGAAGAATTCACGCTGCTGTTTGTTCAACGTTTTAGGAGTCCAAACGTTTACATGAACCAACAAATCGCCAGTACCATATCCGTTAATACTCGGAATTCCCTTGCCTCTCAGGCGTAAAATTTTTCCAGATTGTACGCCTGCTTCAATCTTGATTCTCACTTTACCTGTAACGGTATCTATTTCGGTAGAGTTTCCTAATACGGCATCCGGCATACTCACATAAAGGTCGTAATGCAAGTTATCCCCTTCACGTTTAAGGGTTGGGTGATCCTCTTCCTGAATTGCCACCAATAAGTCTCCCGGAATTCCATTTCCAGGGGCATCATTACCCTTTCCTGTAACTTTAAGCTGCATGCCATCGACCACCCCCGCAGGAATTTTTACGGATACGGTTTCCTCTGCAACCTTTAAGCCTTGCGCATCAGCATCGGCAGGTTTTTGGTCTATTGTTTGCCCTGCACCACCACAAGCATTACAAGGAGAAGCCGTTTGCATACGTCCCAATATGGTATTGGTCACTCTTGTTACCTGTCCTGTACCATTACATGTACTACATGTTTTATACGTAGTTCCCGGTGCTTGAACTTTACGCTTTACTTTGATTTTCTTTTCAACACCATTGGCTATTTCTTCTAAGGTTAGTTTTACCCTAATACGCAGGTTACTTCCCTTGACACGTCTTTGGCCTCCGCCAAATCCGCCGCCAAATCCAGAAAATCCACCGCCGCCAAAAGCGCCGCCAAAAATATCGCCAAACTGACTGAAGATGTCATCCATATTCATGCCACCTCCGCCAAATCCACCACTGCCATCAAAGGCTTGGTGACCAAATTGATCGTAACGTGCACGCTTGTCCGGATTGCTCAATACTTCATAAGCTTCTGCCGCTTCCTTAAACTTAGCCTCCGCTTCGTGGTCTCCCGGATTTTTATCAGGGTGATACTTTAGTGCCAGTTTACGGTAAGATTTTTTAATTTCTGCAGCAGATGCTGTCCTCTCTACTTGTAAAATCTCGTAATAATCAGTCTTTGCCATGTATTCAATTTATTGTCCTATTACTACTTTTGGGAAACGAATTATTTTATCTCCCAACTTATATCCTTTCTCGATAACATCGATAATTTTACCTTTTAAATCTTCATTTGGCGCTGGAATTTGAGTTACCGCTTCATGATCATCTGCATTAAAGGTATCTCCTGCCACCACTTCAATCTCGCTCAAACCTTTTTGTTGAAGGGTCGACTTTAATTTTTGTCTAATCAATTCTACCCCTTTCAATAAATCACTGGCATCGCTTTTGGAAATTTCGGCATAGGCCCTATCAAAATCGTCCAAAACAGGCAACATTGATTTCATTACATCTTCGCTAGCTGTTTTAAACAACTCCACACGCTCCTTAGAAGTTCTTCTTTTGTAATTTTCAAACTCGGCAAACAAGCGCATAAACTTGTCCTTCTCTTTTGCTAAGTCTTCATTTAACTTATCCTCGATAGACACCTCTGCTTCAGGAGTTCCTTCAACCTGTGTATCTTCTGCCACAGGCTGTTCTACCTGTTGGTCTTCTATGTGCTGTTCGTTTTGTTCCTTTTTGCTCATGCTAAACCTATTTTTAACTTCAATAACAGTTGGCAAAAGTACTGCCATTATTATTAAAATGTCAAAATGTCACGAAATAATTTTTAGTACAAATTTTATCTATTGGAACATTTCTTATTTTTGTTTTTTAACAATTCATTAAAAACACTAATTACCATGAAAAAAAGAATTTTCAACGTATTTGCCGTATTAGCTTTAACCGCTTCGGTTGTTAGCTGTCAAGACAAGGGCAAAGAAGCCAAAACAAAAGAAGCAGAACCGGTTGCCGAAAGCACTGTTGCTACTGAAAAGTATAATCTAGACCTTGCAGAATCTACCATTTACTGGAAAGGGTTTAAACCTACAGGTTCCCATCACGGAATCGTGAAATTGGAAAAAGGAGTTTTCAAAGCCACTGGAACCGAATTGGTAAGCGGATCATTTTTGATTGACATGACCTCTATCGAGGATCAGGATTTAGAACCTGGCGACATGAAAAACAACTTGGAAGCCCACCTAAAAGGAACCGTTGAAGGAAAAGAGGGAGACTTCTTCGATACAACAAAATTTCCAACAGCAGCTTTTGAAATAACAGGTGTTCAACCTACTGAAGGTAATAAAAGCCTTTTATCTGGTAACCTTACTATAAAAGGTATCAAACAAAATATTACTTTCCCGGTTACTGTAATTAATGAAGGAAACACCATTTCTGTTATGAGTGACACCTTTACTATTGATAGAACTCAATGGGAAGTGAATTACGGTTCTAAATCTGTTTTTGACAATTTAGGAGATAAATTCATCAACGATGACGTGCAATTGAAATTTGCATTGAAAGCTACAAAAGCATAATGCAACGTTTTCCATTAATAAATAAAAGGCCGTTCTTTAAGAACGGCCTTTTATTTTCTCCTATTTAGTAATTCCTATAAAATATATTGAAATTGCAAAACGGCCATCCATTTATTGCTCGTTCGAAAGGTACGGCCATCTACTTCTGAAAACACAGGACGGTTTTGTCCATCCAAAGTAAATTTCATACGCTGTGCATTCACGTACCAATTAACACCAAACCTATAACAAAATGCTGCTTCATCCAATGCCTTAAATTGCCCCCATTGGCCAGCCGTGTATAGCTGTAAGTTATCAATAAACCGTCTACTCTCCCCATCGCCTAATAATATTCCAGTTTGGTAATATATAGCAGACCCCGTTCCTATAGCAGGAAAACTATTGCCCTTTCCATTAATTTCTAAAATACCATCACTAGTTCCAAAGGCAGGATTATTTACACCCAACATTCGCAAATAGTTTGGTCCCATATTATAATTGTAATACGCTACATATCCTGTAAGTGCCTTTGCAAATGATAATTTCAAAGGTTGCTCATAAAACAAGTCCAAAGACCATAAGTTTAAATCATGATATGCCAACTCCGCATTTTTAAGAGAGGCCATAGCCGACTCTTGGTATTTAAAGCCTGCTCCAAAAGTCAACAGATGTCTTTTTCCTAAATAAGTCCCCGTAAAATTAGGTCCGAGAACCGACTCCTTCTCTAAAAAGTCATATTTCACATAACCCGTATATTGCAGCTGTAAATCGTGATATGAAAAATCTGCCGTTCCTTCCTCAAATTTAGACACCGATGCTCCGGTATAGCTTTGTTTATAAGGTACAATAAGACCTATTCTGTAATTGAATTGGCCAACATCACCAAACAAAAAGCCTCCAAAATTTCGAGTGATATCATCTGTTTTATTAAGAGTAGGCTGTGCCATTAAAGGCAAATCCAAGGCCAACATTCCTGTTGTAGAAGGCGCTGTATAGCGCGAAAGCCCATCCCAAGTAGATTTTCCTAAGGCCAAATAAAGGTTCTCAAAAAATCTAACACTACCATATAGATCCAAAAATTTTGGCTTTGGCAATGCATCACCATAATTATTATAATTATTTTGACCTAAAACCGCATAAAACTCAAAGCGACTTCCCAGCTTCCAGCTCGTTCCTATTCGGTAACGCCTCAGTGACATGTCAATGCTGTAGGGTCTGAACTCTCCATTTTCAGAAATACTTCCGGGATTCCATTGCGTGTAACGCAACCAGGTTTGTACCGAAGCACTAAATTGTAATTGAATATCTGGGGCCTCATTCAAGCTCCATTGCAGAGGAGAATCTTCCTTTTGTGCAAACAATTCAAAATTGGTCCAAGTAAAACATACTATTATGGACAAAATTATATTCGTTTTTTGAAAATATGCCGAATTCGTTTTTATAAGAAATTTCATACCAATTAGTCTTTTTAATTTTGTAGGTTCAACGAAATCGTTTGAAATAGCACTCACACGTCAAAACCCTGTATATCAAAGCGAAAACAGCACGAAACTAACCTTAAAATCACTCTTATTTTATGATATTTCTCATAGTTTTTAAGGCTATTTGACTCTACATTTGATACATCAAAATCCAAGTATCATGAAAACTATTTCAACAATTTTAGTCCCGTTCGATTTTTCCGAGGTCGCTCAAAATGCTCTGAAATATGCCACACATTTTGTAGAAAACAACCCCCAAGCAAAAATTATACTTGCCCATGTGGTGGAAACCGAGCAAACTCCAGAATTGGAAGCCAAGCTCAATGATATTGTTCAACTCTTTGGTAAAAACCTAAAACATCCCATTACCCCCGTAGTGGTTAAGGGTAAAATGATAGATGCTTTATTAGATATTGAACATACCAATCCTATTGATTTAGTTATCATGGGAACTTGCCCAAAAGGAACCGACTGCAACTTACAGACCAAAACCTCTGAGTTTGTATTAGTATCAAAAAGTCCGGTAATTGTCATTCCTGATGGCTATACAAAAATTACACCTAAAAAGATTTCCTTAATTATTGATCAAGAGGAAATACACAACAAAAAACTATTAGAGGTCCTTTTGGATGTAGCAAGACGCTTTAAC
Coding sequences within it:
- a CDS encoding mechanosensitive ion channel family protein, which codes for MQDPIDKIETIVTESSVWDTITSFLGKVIYANEDNSIRITIGLILLVFIIYGITSVVLTFLKKLVSKRMPEENRVKFDTVFSFSRWLIYLIVLLVVFDSVGVNVTAIFAASAALLIGVGLALQTLFQDIISGIFILVDQTVSVNDIIEIEGKVGRVEEIKLRTTRAVTVDNKVLVIPNHLYLTNSLYNWTQNGTTTRESVQVGVAYGSDVQLVKELLLQAASSHPQVLPDPEPSVQFINFGDSSLDFKLIFTLNDSFKAAFPKSDIRFEIDRLFREHNVAIPFPQRDIHIIEPKK
- a CDS encoding universal stress protein, with the translated sequence MKTISTILVPFDFSEVAQNALKYATHFVENNPQAKIILAHVVETEQTPELEAKLNDIVQLFGKNLKHPITPVVVKGKMIDALLDIEHTNPIDLVIMGTCPKGTDCNLQTKTSEFVLVSKSPVIVIPDGYTKITPKKISLIIDQEEIHNKKLLEVLLDVARRFNAMVDVLTIVNKEEKHFGYSENDENNENAIIYYLENFYSHHAFIEDDNIIDGIFSYVDHNDIDLIAILPKNHAIKPIASEGKLTRALSQQSKVPLLAIDL
- a CDS encoding YceI family protein — translated: MKKRIFNVFAVLALTASVVSCQDKGKEAKTKEAEPVAESTVATEKYNLDLAESTIYWKGFKPTGSHHGIVKLEKGVFKATGTELVSGSFLIDMTSIEDQDLEPGDMKNNLEAHLKGTVEGKEGDFFDTTKFPTAAFEITGVQPTEGNKSLLSGNLTIKGIKQNITFPVTVINEGNTISVMSDTFTIDRTQWEVNYGSKSVFDNLGDKFINDDVQLKFALKATKA
- the dnaJ gene encoding molecular chaperone DnaJ translates to MAKTDYYEILQVERTASAAEIKKSYRKLALKYHPDKNPGDHEAEAKFKEAAEAYEVLSNPDKRARYDQFGHQAFDGSGGFGGGGMNMDDIFSQFGDIFGGAFGGGGFSGFGGGFGGGQRRVKGSNLRIRVKLTLEEIANGVEKKIKVKRKVQAPGTTYKTCSTCNGTGQVTRVTNTILGRMQTASPCNACGGAGQTIDQKPADADAQGLKVAEETVSVKIPAGVVDGMQLKVTGKGNDAPGNGIPGDLLVAIQEEDHPTLKREGDNLHYDLYVSMPDAVLGNSTEIDTVTGKVRIKIEAGVQSGKILRLRGKGIPSINGYGTGDLLVHVNVWTPKTLNKQQREFFEKMRNDDHFSPKPESSDKSFFEKVKDMFS
- a CDS encoding nucleotide exchange factor GrpE, giving the protein MSKKEQNEQHIEDQQVEQPVAEDTQVEGTPEAEVSIEDKLNEDLAKEKDKFMRLFAEFENYKRRTSKERVELFKTASEDVMKSMLPVLDDFDRAYAEISKSDASDLLKGVELIRQKLKSTLQQKGLSEIEVVAGDTFNADDHEAVTQIPAPNEDLKGKIIDVIEKGYKLGDKIIRFPKVVIGQ
- a CDS encoding ABC transporter permease, with amino-acid sequence MNHLPLIIKREYLTKVKNKSFIIMTILSPLIMIALIAVVAYLTQLNNNKKRSISVLDETGLLEEVFQSTDNTTYNYLTNKSLEEAKILVKAQEDYGLLFIPKQVDSTSASKGITFYSEESPSLTVMSSLEGKLEKKMTDLQLENRGVDIDMINSSRISIDIAQETFSGETTSKIDNVLKLAFGGMAGYLLFMFIIIYGNMIMRSVIEEKTSRIIEVIISSVKPIQLMMGKIIGTSLAGITQFIIWIILGGVLMSVVSAIFGISIMDMHTPQQEIMQQAVQSPEFESKLKLGIMAFQNLPIANLIVAFMFFFVGGYLLYSSLYAAIGAAVDNETDTQQFMMPILMPLILAVYVGVFTVIEDPHGTVSTVFSFIPFTSPVVMLMRIPFGVPIWQQLLSLVLLIGTFVFTVWFAAKIYRVGILMYGKKPSYKELYKWLKY
- a CDS encoding ABC transporter ATP-binding protein, with protein sequence MDNLLVAEAVSKKFGDFKALNDVSIAVPKGSIFGLLGPNGAGKTTLIRIINQITMPDTGRVMLDGKALQEDHIRDIGYLPEERGLYKSMKVGEQALYLAQLKGMSKAEAKQRLKYWFDKLEIGDWWNKKIQELSKGQAQKIQFVVTVLHRPKLLIFDEPFSGFDPINANLIKDEILQLRDEGATVIFSTHRMESVEELCDHIALINKSNKILDGKLTDIQRQYKTNTFEVGLQTNDVQGVTRAIQDKFEVLPATFKNLNDDLKLNIKLNGSATSNDLLTFLTSKAEVHHFVEVIPSASDIFIETVKNN